Proteins from one Aspergillus nidulans FGSC A4 chromosome VIII genomic window:
- a CDS encoding uncharacterized protein (transcript_id=CADANIAT00001136), giving the protein MDEWKVDPGPNPTAAAYRLLNERQGNRKGRDWGSRCMKIWQYFDNPAFRIQLFIETLNEGIQREFARAPQAPLISGRCYRTSCSLRKRPISREEPTKPQRGGHQSDVGGPTPATGHQPTYKRKRESSPGLGPSFIFSVFCLKDGTYHGGYYNDKK; this is encoded by the exons ATGGATGAGTGGAAGGTCGATCCAGGTCCT AATCCGACCGCAGCGGCCTACCGACTCCTGAACGAGCGGCAGGGCAACAGAAAGGGACGAGATTGGGGATCACGATGCATGAAGATTTGGCAGTATTTCGACAACCCCGCATTCCGCATCCAACTCTTCATCGAGACGTTAAACGAAGGTATTCAGAGAGAGTTCGCCCGCGCACCGCAAGCTCCGCTCATCTCTGGCCGATGCTATCGAACAAGCTGCTCGCTACGAAAACGTCCTATCTCGAGAGAAGAGCCGACGAAGCCCCAGAGAGGCGGCCATCAATCGGATGTCGGAGGGCCTACACCAGCTACGGGCCACCAACCTACCTATAAGCGGAAAAGAGA ATCTTCACCAGGGCTGGGCCCTAG TTTCATCTTCTCCGTGTTC TGCCTCAAGGACGGAACCTACCACGGCGGTTACTACAACGACAAGAAGTAG